Sequence from the Acidimicrobiia bacterium genome:
CGCCCCAGAAGTCGATCCGGACCGCCTGGCGCGACTGTGCCGGATAGAGATCGACGATCCCACCCCTGACGGCGAACTCTCCCCTCGCCTCCACCCGGTCGGTGCGCTCGTAGCCGATGGCTGCGAGCCGACGCACCACGTCGTCGAACTCGACCTCGGCCCCTGGGCTCAGCTCCACCGGCTCCACCGGCGACGGGGAGAGACGCTGAACGACGGCCCGCACCGACCCCACCACCACCGTCGGACGCCCCAGGCGCAAGGCGTGTCGCGCCTCGGCGCGCAATGCCATCGTGCTCAGGTTCGGCGAGACGTGTTCGAAGGGAAGCGTCTCCCATGCGGGCAACAGCAAGACGTTCGCGGTGAAGAGCTCCAGGTCGTCGACCAGGTCCTCGGCGTCTCTCTCGCCAGGGACGATGGCCAGGATCGCGCCTTGTGACCGCCACGCCATCCCTGCGAGGAGGAAGGATCGGACGCCGGGGGACGCGACGAAGCGCCCCGACTCGGGGATCGGGGGATGGTCGCGCCAGCGCGTTACGAGCGCCGCCAGTGGGGCGGTCATGCGACGAGAGAGGGTAGAGGGGCGGGAGCCGCATCGAATCGCCCGTGCGGCCCCACCCCCCTCCCTCGACCTCGCCCGCCCGCCGGATCGATCACCCGGCCAGGTTCACCGCGCCGCTCCCGGAGTCGTCATGGCGAAAGCGCGGCCACCAGGCATCGCCATAGCCCTCCAGACCGGCATCGGAGATGACGCTCACCGTGCCGTCGGTGGCGACCACGAAGATCGAGCCGTCGACGATCACCGGGCTCGAGACAACGGGTGCATCGGTGCCGAGCTCGTACGCCGCCACCAGCTCGCCCTCCGTGGACACGACCCGCAGCTCGCCGCTGACCGCGAACAGCACCACGGAATCGTCGGCCAGCACCGGTGTCGACGTTCCCTGGCCGGGGGCGGTGTCGAGCAGCGTGCCGGTGCAGTCCGGCGTCACCTTCCACAACTCGGCGGTCCGCCTGGCGCCGTCGGGGACCGTGATCGAGACGTAGGCGTTGCCCTCGGCATCGATGGTCACGCCCTGGTAGTAGCCCGCGGCCATCAGCGGCCCCACCTCCACCTCGAAGGCGCACATCTCCTCGAGGTTCTCGTCGAGGTGGAACAGGGCGTAGGTGTTGCGGTCGTCGACGGCGTGGGCGAACTGCACCCAGAGGGTGCCGTCCATCGAGATCACGATCTCGCCGGCCACGGCGTCCTCGTCGGCGTTTCCGGCACCGGTGCGATGGCATCCCTCGTCGCCAGGGTCGAACGAGGCGACGACCTCGAGGGAGGCGTCGAGCTTCACCACCGAGCATCCGTACAGGTACTCGTCATCGGAGTCGCCGTGATGCTGCGGGCCGCCACCGACGTACAGGTATTCGCCATCGGTGGTGATACCGGCGCCCACCCAGGACCGGAACCCGTCCTCGGTCGCCAGCCGGGCGACGATCGTCCCATCGGACGTCATGCCGTACAGACCACCACAGGTCTCCTTGATCGGATCCTGGCAGTTGTCCTCCGGGGTGTTGATCGTCCCGAAGTAGTAGGTGCCGTCCAGGTACACCCCGGACGAGTCGCTCACCACGCTCAGCTCCTCGTTGGTGGCGATCACCTCGAACGTGGCCGGATCCAACACCTGGACCGCACCGCCGAACGTCGTGTTCCAGAACAGGAGTCCCTCGGCCTCCACCAGGGCAGGCGTCGCCTCCCCCGTGTACCCCTCGGCGAGGACGTGGAGCGTTCCGGTGGAGAGGTCGTAACCGAGCAGCGTGGCCGACAATGCGTCGCGCGGCTCGCATCCGTGCCCATGATCGTGCATCGACCACACCAGCATCTCGTCGACCACGATCGGCGACGAGGTGACGTAGGTGCATTCGGTGGCGGGGATGGTGACGTACTCCACGGATCCGTTGGTGCCGTAGACCAACCCTTCCGCCTCCGGGAACTCCGACAGCGCCGGATCGCCCGGCGGATCGGTGGTGCTGGTCGATGCCGACACCGTCGTAGTGACGGCGTCGTCGGGCGCCGAAGCCTCGGAGCCGCCGCAGGCGGCCAGCAGGGTGATGGTGAGCAGGGCTGTGATGAACCGGGTCATGTTCTCCTCCAATCGATTTGGTGAGGCTCGGCAGGCAGGGTCAAAGGCGGGTGAAGCGAGGATGAGCTCGGGATGAGACCCATGCGAGGCCGAGAACGCCCGGGGCGGCTCAGGCAGTGGGGTCGAGGACGCCCTGATCCCGATACCAGTCGACGGTCTCGGCGAGCCACACCTCGGGAGGCGCGTAACGCAATCCGAGGTCCCGCTCCGCCCGGGAGCCGTCGCACCGGTGACCGCGGCGGACGCTGCGGGCCATGTCCCGGCAGTACCTGGGGGTGCGTCCCACGATCCGTGCCGCCGCCTCGGCCACGGTGGCGCCCGGCATCAGCATCCACGGCGGCAGATACCGCACCCGATGCTCGACGCCGCCGATCACGGCGAGCAGTGCCACTGCCTCCTCAACGGTCGGGTTCCAGCCGCACACCAGGTACCGCTCACCGGGCGCGCCGCTGGTCTCGGCGAGCAGGTGTGCCTCGACGGTGTCTCCGATCGACACCAGAGGGAGGCGGGTGCGTATCGCCCACCTGAGCCGACCGTTGAGATAGTCGATGAAGATGCGAGCGCTGCCGTGGACCCGGCCCGGACCCTGCACCGAAGACGGATTCACCGCGACCAGGTCGACGCCGAGGCGGGTGGCGGCATCGAATGCGGCGCGCTCGGCCAGCCACTTGCTCTCGGCGTAGCGGGAGACCCACCTGCCGTCGGGGACGGTGGACTCGGTGGCCACGGCGCCCTCCGGCTCCCCGATGGCCGCCAGAGACGAGGTGTGGACCACGCGTCGAACCCCGGCGGCTGCTGCGGCCCCCACGGCGGCGCGGGTGCCCTCGACGTTGATCCGGAGCTGCTCCGGATCACACATCGCCACCTTCCCGGCGACATGGAACAGCGTGTCACAGCCCCGCATCCCCTCCCGCCACTCTCCCGGCTCCAGCAGGTCGCCTCGCACCGGTTCGGCGCCCAGGGCCGCCACCAGCCGGGCGGACGACTCCGAGCGGGCCAGGGCGAGCACCCGCCTCCCCGAACCCGCGAGGCGGCGGATCAAGGCGGAGCCGATGAAACCGGAGCCTCCGGTGACGAATGCGTCAGGCACGCGCTCGGTCGGAACGCAACACCACGGCGAAACGCGAGAAGTACCCGTACCCCGACATCAGGGTGACCGCAACGGCGGCGAGCATCACCCACTGGTCGGGATAGAACCCCCCGAACGTGACCGAGGGACGGAGCAGGGCGAGGAAGATCGCCATGTACTGCACATTGGCCTTAGCCTTGCCCCAGAACGAGGGCGGGACCGCGACCCCGTCCATGGCTGCCACTCCCCTGAGCCCGGAGACGGCGATCTCGCGGCCCACGATGACGAACGCCGCCCACGCCCAGGCGCGGCCCACCGCCACCAGACCGAAGAGGGCTCCCGACACCAGGAGCTTGTCGGCGATCGAGTCGAGAAAGGCTCCCAGGGCGGTCGTGATCTGCCAGCGCCGGGCCAGGTACCCGTCCGCCCAATCGGTCATCGAGGCCACCGCCATCAGTGTGGCGGCGATTCCGAAAGAGTGGTCGATCGGATCGGTGGGAAGGATCAGCGCCAGGATCGCCGGGATCAGGGCGATGCGAAGGTAGGCGAGGCCATCTGGGATCGACATGGCCCGGCGATGGTAACGATGGGAACCCCGGGAGGAGTGCCGGGGCTACTCCACCCAGCCGAACGACTTCTCCACGGCGCGGTGCCAGCCGGTGGTGAGGCGGGCTCGCGCGGATGGGTCCATCGCCGGCTCCCAGCGCCTTCCTTCGCGCCACAGGGCTCGCACCTGGTCGAGCCCGTCGAAGAACCCGACGGCGATCCCGGCGGCGTAGGCGGCACCGAGGGCGGTGGTCTCGGTGACGACCGGGCGCACCACGGGCACGCCGAGGATGTCGGCCTGGAACTGCATCAGCATCTCGTTGCCCACCATTCCACCGTCGACGAACAGGGTGTCGAGCCTCACCCCCGAGTCGGCCTCCATGGCGGCGATCACGTCGGCGGTCTGGTAGGCCGTCGCCTCGAGGACTGCCCGGGCGAGGTGCCCGGCGGTGGCATGGCGGGTGAGGCCGGCGACCACGCCTCGGGCATCGCTCCGCCAGTACGGGGCGAACAGCCCTGAGAAGGCGGGCACGAAGTAGACGCCGCCGTTGTCGGGGACGGTGGCGGCGAGGGCCTCCACATCCTCCGCGGCGCCGATCAGACCGAGGTTGTCTCGCAGCCACTGGACCCCGGCGCCTGCGATCGCCACCGAGCCTTCGAGGGCGTACTCGGCGGGCCGTCCCGGGAACTGGGAGGCAACGGTGGTGAGCAGCCCGGCACGGCTCTGCACCGCCTCGGGCCCGGTGTGGAGCAGCAGGAAGCACCCTGTTCCGTAGGTGTTCTTGGCGCCTCCGGCCTCGAACGCCGCTTGGCCGAAGAGTGCCGCCTGCTGATCGCCGAGGACCCCGGCGATCGGCACCCCGTCGAGCACCCCGACACCTTCGCCGAACGGCCCGACACTGGGGAGGATCTCGGGCAGGGCGGTGGCGGGCACCCCGAAAGCGTCGAGGAGGTCTGCCTCCCACTTCAGCGACCCGAGTCCCATGAGCATCGTGCGAGATGCATTGGTGACGTCGGTGACGTGGGCGCCGGTGAGGTTCCACAGCAGCCAGGAGTCGATGGTGCCCAGCGCCAGGTCACCGGATGCGGCGGCATCCCGGACGGCGGGCACCTCGTCGAGCAGCCAGCGCATCTTGGCGCCGGAGAAGTAGGTGGCCAGCGGGAGGCCACACCTGGGCCGGAACCGGTCGACGCCGCCCGAGGCGGCGAGGGAGTCCACCATTTCCTGGGTGCGAGTGTCCTGCCAGACGATCGCCGGCGCCAGCGGCATCCCCGACGAACGACTCCAGGCGACGGTGGTCTCGCGCTGGTTGGTGATACCCACCGCCGCCAGGTCGCAGGGGCCGATACCCGCCGCCGCAAGGGCGCCGCCGATCACGACCCGGGTGGCCTCCCAGATCTCGCCGGCGTCGTGCTCCACCCAACCGGGGCGGGGGCAGATCTGGCGGTGCTCACGCTGCTCCATGGCCACGATCGACCCGGCGCCGTCGACCACGACGAACCGCGTCGAGGTCGTCCCCTGGTCGATGGCCCCGACGAACTTCACGGGTTGTCACCCTTGGCGATGCCTAGGCGCGCCGAAGCGTCACCGGCCGCCTGACGGGCCTCCTCGCCACCGGCCTCACCGAAACGATGGAGCACCGCGGCGCCGGCGGAGACCATCAGATCGACGTCGTCTCGCTCCCGCTCGGTGAAGCGCCGCAGGACGAAGTCGGCCGGATCCTGGCGGCCGGGGGGCCTGCCCACTCCGATCTTGAGCCGCCACACGTCGCGACTTCCGATGGCGCGCATGACACTGGCCACGCCGTTGTGACCGCCCGAACCCCGTCCGTGATGGAAGCGCAGCCTCCCGAAGGGGAGGTCGATGTCGTCGTGGACGAGGATCAGGCCGGTGGGGTCGGTCTTGTACCACTTGAGGAGCGCCACCACCGGACCGCCCGACTCGTTCATGAAGGTGAGGGGAAGGGCTGCGACGGCGGGCACCCCGCCGAGGGAAAACTCGGACACGTCGGCCATGATCTTGCGAGGAGCCCGACGGAACTCGGTACCGACGGCTGCGGCGACGACCACTTCGGCGCCCACGTTGTGACGGGTGCCTCGATACTGATCGCCGGGGTTGCGCAGGCCGACGACCAGCAGGGGGGAGGCGGCCGATGTCGAGCGGCGTCTCATCGCCGAGCGGTCCCGGCGGTCGGGTGCGGCCTGACCGGCCGCACCGCGTCAGCCCTCGTCCCCGGCCTCGGGTTCGGTGCCCTCGGCGGCTTCGACATCCCCGTCCTCGCCCTCGGCTTCCCCCGCATCGCCCTCGGCCACCGCCGCCTCCTCGACGACGCGCGGGATGGCGACGGTCACCAGGTCTGTCTCGGGATCGTCCAGGTACTCGACGCCCTCGATGACGGGAAGATCCGCCACCTTGAGGGTGGTGCCGAGCTCCAGGTCCGAGATGTCGACGGTCACGTGCCCCGGGATGTCCATGGGCAGCGCCCTCAGGTTCACCGCGGTGCGGATGGTCTCCAGGATGGCGCCCTCGTTCTTCACCGCCTCCGGCGTGCCGATGAACTCGAGCAGCACCTCTGCGGTGATCGCCTCGTCCAGCGAGATGCTGATGAAGTCGACGTGGGCGATCTCTCCGCGCACCGGATGCCGCTGGATCTCCCGGGCCACCGTGAGGTACGGCTTCTTGGACCCTTCGACGGCGAGGTTGATCAGGGCGTTGGACCCGGCCTCGGTGTGCAGGGCGGCGTGCAGATCGCGCCGGTTCACCGACACCGAGATCGGGTCCAGACCCCGACCGTATAGGACCGCGGGAACCTCGCCTGCGACGCGCCGACGACGCCCGGGCCGGCTCCCGGTTTCGGTACGCGCATCGGCGCGCAGGGTCACCTGATCCATGACATGAACTCCTAGGAGGAAGTGCGGGAATCCATTATCGCCCACGGGGGGCCATTGACCAAAGTGGGGCAGGTCTTCGAGCAGAGATCGCAACACTTATGTTGTAGAGTGAGGGCATGACCATGGCAGGGACTCTCATTCGCGAGGCGCGAAAGAGAGCCGGCCTCAGCCAGGCGGCACTCGGCCATCGCCTGGGCGTGCCTGGATCGGCGATCGGCCGCTGGGAGCGGGGCGAGGTCGATCCCGGGTTCGACTCGGTGCTGCGAACGGTGCGCGCGACTGGGCTCGACCTGACGCTGGCGCTCACGCCGAGCGACGATCACGACGTGACTCTGATCCGCCGCACCCTGAGCCAGACTCCACAGAGTCGCCTCGAGGAGATGGTGACCGCGGTGCGGGCACTCGACCGGATGGCAGCCGCATCCCGTGGCTGAGTACGACCCGGTCGGGATCCTGCGGGTGCTCCACAACCACAGGGTCCGCTTCGTTGTGATCGGCGGAGTGGCGGCCCGGCTCCGAGGGGCACCTCTCATCACCCAGGACCTCGACGTGACGCCTGCCGCCGACCGGGCAAACCTGCGGGCGCTCGCCGAAGCGCTCACCGCCCTGGGGGCGCGGCTGCGCACCCCGAAGGAACCCGACGGCGTTTCCTTCCCCATCACCGCCGAGATGCTGGCTGCTGCCGACGCGTGGACGCTCATCACCAGCAGAGGCGATCTCGACCTCGCGTTCACCCCGGATGGGACCGGCGGCTACCGGGACCTGGCGGCGAGCTCGGACATGCTCCAGGTGAGCGACGACCCGCCGCTGCGGGTGTCGGTGGCTTCCCTGGCCGACGTGATCCGGTCGAAAGAGGCCGCAGGGCGGGCCAAGGATCGCGCCGCCATGCCCCTGCTCCGCCAGACCCTCGAGGAGGTGGAACGGGCCAACGGCCCCTCGTGAAGGGCCGGCCGCCCCCTGGGTCGGCCCGAGGGCAAGCGATACGTTGGCCTCGTGAGCAACGAGTTCCCCGTCCTCAGCGCTGAAACGATCGCCCCCGGGATCGTCCGGCTGCGCCTGCAGGCGCCCCGGGTCGCCCGCCATTGGAGGCCGGGGCAGTTCGCGATCGTTCGCCCCGATGAAGACGGGGAGCGGATTCCTCTGACCGTGGTCGAAACCGACCCCGACGGCTCCATCGTGCTGGTGATCCAGGCGGTGGGCGCCACCACCGACCGGCTATGCGCGATGGTCGCCGGCGACGCACTCGCAGACTTGGCCGGGCCGCTGGGAAGTCCCACCGAGGTGGACCACTTCGGAGGGGTGGTCGTGGTGGCGGGTGGGGTCGGCGCCGCAGTCGCACTTCCGGTCGCTCGGGCACTGGTCGAAGAAGGGAACGAGGTGACGGCGATCCTCGGCGCCCGCAGCGCCGACCGGGTGATCCTTGCCGCGGAGACGAAGGCCGCAGGCTGTCGCGTGATCGTGGCCACCGAGGACGGCAGCCTCGGAATCCAAGGGATGGTCACCGACGCCCTGGGCGACTTGCTGGCACGGGAGGGCCGAGTCGATCGGGTCTTCACCGCAGGGCCGATACCGATGATGGCGGCGGTGGCCGAGGCGACCCGTCGGCACGGGATCACCACCATCGCCAGCCTCAACCCGATCATGGTCGACGGCACCGGGATGTGCGGTGGATGCCGGGTGCGCATCTCCGGCGAGATGCGGTTCGCCTGCGTGGACGGGCCCGAGTTCGATGCCCATGCCGTCGACTTCGACACCCTCGCTCGGCGCAACGCCGCCTACGCCGCCTGGGAGGCCGACGCCCGGCGGGGTGCCTGCCGGGAGGTGCCGGCATGACACCGATGTCGACCCGGGAGCGGATGAAGATCCCCCGCCAGGAGATGCCGCTGCGCGACCCCAAGAAGCGTCGCCGGGACTTCGAGGAGGTCGCCCTCGGACTCGACCCGGATGTGGCGCGCCTGGAGGCGGCCCGGTGCCTGGTCTGCCGCCACCCCACCTGCGTCGATGGGTGCCCCGTACGGGTCCGGATCGACCGGTTCCTGCCCCTGCTCGCCGAGGGCGACCTGGAGGGGGCGGCGCGGGTGGTGCACGAGGACAACGCCCTGGCGGCGGTGTGCGGCCGGGTGTGCCCCCAGGAGTCGCAATGCGAGGGAGCCTGCGTGCTGAGCCGCAAGGGGGTTCCGGTCGCCATCGGCGCCCTGGAACGCTTCGTGGCCGACCATGGGCCCAGGCCCGAGCCGGGGACGGCGGCAGCCACCGGCCGGAAGGTGGCCGTCGTGGGGAGCGGCCCGTCCGGCCTCACCTGCGCCCGGGACCTGGCACGGCTCGGCCACTCGGTGACCGTCTTCGAGGCACTGCATCGCCCGGGAGGCGTTCTTGCCTACGGAATCCCCTCGTTCCGCCTCCCGGGTGACGTGCTCGACGAGGAGATCGCCTTCCTCGAGGCGCTGGGCATCGAGTTCGTCACCGACGCCGTGATCGGGCCCGGCGAGACCATCGACGACCTCTTCGTCGCCGGCTACGACGCCATGTTCCTGGGGGTCGGCGCCGGGCTGCCGCGGTTCCCAGACCTCCCCGGCGAGGACCTGGTCGGGGTGTTCAGTGCCAACGAGTTCCTCACCAGGATCAACCTGATGGGGGCCGGCCGCCCGGGGGCCGCCACCCCGATCCCGAACATGAAAGGGGCCAGGGTGGTCGTGGTCGGGGGCGGGAACACGGCCGTGGATGCCGCCCGCACCGCCCTCCGCCTCGGCGCAGCCGAGGTGCGGATCCTCTACCGCCGGGACCGACCCGACATGCCCGCCCGCCTCGAGGAGGTGGAGCATGCCCTGGAGGAGGGTGTCCTCCT
This genomic interval carries:
- a CDS encoding NAD-dependent epimerase/dehydratase family protein — protein: MPDAFVTGGSGFIGSALIRRLAGSGRRVLALARSESSARLVAALGAEPVRGDLLEPGEWREGMRGCDTLFHVAGKVAMCDPEQLRINVEGTRAAVGAAAAAGVRRVVHTSSLAAIGEPEGAVATESTVPDGRWVSRYAESKWLAERAAFDAATRLGVDLVAVNPSSVQGPGRVHGSARIFIDYLNGRLRWAIRTRLPLVSIGDTVEAHLLAETSGAPGERYLVCGWNPTVEEAVALLAVIGGVEHRVRYLPPWMLMPGATVAEAAARIVGRTPRYCRDMARSVRRGHRCDGSRAERDLGLRYAPPEVWLAETVDWYRDQGVLDPTA
- the pgsA gene encoding CDP-diacylglycerol--glycerol-3-phosphate 3-phosphatidyltransferase codes for the protein MSIPDGLAYLRIALIPAILALILPTDPIDHSFGIAATLMAVASMTDWADGYLARRWQITTALGAFLDSIADKLLVSGALFGLVAVGRAWAWAAFVIVGREIAVSGLRGVAAMDGVAVPPSFWGKAKANVQYMAIFLALLRPSVTFGGFYPDQWVMLAAVAVTLMSGYGYFSRFAVVLRSDRARA
- the glpK gene encoding glycerol kinase GlpK; this translates as MKFVGAIDQGTTSTRFVVVDGAGSIVAMEQREHRQICPRPGWVEHDAGEIWEATRVVIGGALAAAGIGPCDLAAVGITNQRETTVAWSRSSGMPLAPAIVWQDTRTQEMVDSLAASGGVDRFRPRCGLPLATYFSGAKMRWLLDEVPAVRDAAASGDLALGTIDSWLLWNLTGAHVTDVTNASRTMLMGLGSLKWEADLLDAFGVPATALPEILPSVGPFGEGVGVLDGVPIAGVLGDQQAALFGQAAFEAGGAKNTYGTGCFLLLHTGPEAVQSRAGLLTTVASQFPGRPAEYALEGSVAIAGAGVQWLRDNLGLIGAAEDVEALAATVPDNGGVYFVPAFSGLFAPYWRSDARGVVAGLTRHATAGHLARAVLEATAYQTADVIAAMEADSGVRLDTLFVDGGMVGNEMLMQFQADILGVPVVRPVVTETTALGAAYAAGIAVGFFDGLDQVRALWREGRRWEPAMDPSARARLTTGWHRAVEKSFGWVE
- the pth gene encoding aminoacyl-tRNA hydrolase, with product MRRRSTSAASPLLVVGLRNPGDQYRGTRHNVGAEVVVAAAVGTEFRRAPRKIMADVSEFSLGGVPAVAALPLTFMNESGGPVVALLKWYKTDPTGLILVHDDIDLPFGRLRFHHGRGSGGHNGVASVMRAIGSRDVWRLKIGVGRPPGRQDPADFVLRRFTERERDDVDLMVSAGAAVLHRFGEAGGEEARQAAGDASARLGIAKGDNP
- a CDS encoding 50S ribosomal protein L25; amino-acid sequence: MDQVTLRADARTETGSRPGRRRRVAGEVPAVLYGRGLDPISVSVNRRDLHAALHTEAGSNALINLAVEGSKKPYLTVAREIQRHPVRGEIAHVDFISISLDEAITAEVLLEFIGTPEAVKNEGAILETIRTAVNLRALPMDIPGHVTVDISDLELGTTLKVADLPVIEGVEYLDDPETDLVTVAIPRVVEEAAVAEGDAGEAEGEDGDVEAAEGTEPEAGDEG
- a CDS encoding helix-turn-helix transcriptional regulator; the encoded protein is MTMAGTLIREARKRAGLSQAALGHRLGVPGSAIGRWERGEVDPGFDSVLRTVRATGLDLTLALTPSDDHDVTLIRRTLSQTPQSRLEEMVTAVRALDRMAAASRG
- a CDS encoding sulfide/dihydroorotate dehydrogenase-like FAD/NAD-binding protein, which produces MSNEFPVLSAETIAPGIVRLRLQAPRVARHWRPGQFAIVRPDEDGERIPLTVVETDPDGSIVLVIQAVGATTDRLCAMVAGDALADLAGPLGSPTEVDHFGGVVVVAGGVGAAVALPVARALVEEGNEVTAILGARSADRVILAAETKAAGCRVIVATEDGSLGIQGMVTDALGDLLAREGRVDRVFTAGPIPMMAAVAEATRRHGITTIASLNPIMVDGTGMCGGCRVRISGEMRFACVDGPEFDAHAVDFDTLARRNAAYAAWEADARRGACREVPA
- the gltA gene encoding NADPH-dependent glutamate synthase, which produces MTPMSTRERMKIPRQEMPLRDPKKRRRDFEEVALGLDPDVARLEAARCLVCRHPTCVDGCPVRVRIDRFLPLLAEGDLEGAARVVHEDNALAAVCGRVCPQESQCEGACVLSRKGVPVAIGALERFVADHGPRPEPGTAAATGRKVAVVGSGPSGLTCARDLARLGHSVTVFEALHRPGGVLAYGIPSFRLPGDVLDEEIAFLEALGIEFVTDAVIGPGETIDDLFVAGYDAMFLGVGAGLPRFPDLPGEDLVGVFSANEFLTRINLMGAGRPGAATPIPNMKGARVVVVGGGNTAVDAARTALRLGAAEVRILYRRDRPDMPARLEEVEHALEEGVLLEALVAPVDFVGDGGAVTGVRIVSMRPGDPDATGRRRPEPVAGSERQIAADLVVVAIGNDPNPLLLRTTSELDRTDRGTIVVDPATGSTSIPGVWAGGDVVTGGATVIQAMGAGRRAAAAIDAHLREEPVSNRAGANPAGLPITRRDSRSGPVTRNRLLPSRVESSPAREGTTA